The sequence CTTTCATCAGTGGCGGGTGCAAGCATTGCACAATGGCAGGCGGCCCTAAAAGCCGTCACCTATGTTAACCGAAATACCACTAACCCTGACCTGTCTGACAGAACCATCGGCTTTGTTTTGAATAATGGGGCTATTGGCAGTAATACCGAAACAAAGACGCTCGGCTTTATCAATAACTCCGACGCCCGTTTGAGCAACCTGCAACTGAAATTTGGCAACCTTACGCCGGCTTTTAATCCCGATAGTTTGAACTATAAATTCCTTATCGGTAGCAATGCCAGCCCAATGACGATTACCGCCACTGCCGCGGTTGGAAGTGCCACCATAAAAGTTAATAATGTAGTTGTCGCCAGCGGTACAGCAACAAACGACCTGGTACTTAACACCGGCGACAATACCTTTAGTTTCGTTGTTACGGCTGCCGATGGAATTACACAACGTACTTATACCGTGGTATTCACTAAAGTGGCAGTAGCGCAGGCCTTATCAGTACCGGCAACGGCAACCGTTAAATATGGTACTTCATATTACCAGGTGGATGTAGCCAAAACAACAAGCTTTCAACCCGTCTCTTACACAAGTAGCAACAGCGATGTTGCTACTATTGATGCCAGCGGTTATGTGAAGGTGCGCGGCGTGGGTACAACCACCATCACAGTCAGTCAAACCGGTTCGGCATCGGTTACCCAGCAATTCACCGTAACCCCTGCAGACCTAATTGTTACCCCCAGTAATGTTTCCATTGCCTACCTGGACAAGGTGCCCACTGCTTTTTCATTAAATTACCTGGGTTTTGTGAACGATGATAATCAATACCAGATCACCGATCCGCCGAAAGCGACAACAACCGCCACAGCAAATTCGGTAGTGGGAAAATACCCGATCACGCTGAGTGGTGGCTCCGCCCGTAATTATAAGCTGGTTTATCAGGCGGCAACACTGGCCATCACCGGTCCCGTCATCAATCCGCTTACAACGCCTGTTACACTAACCCTGGCGGCCAACGGCAGCCGGAGTGTGCAGTTATCCGACCTGGCTAAAATATCCAATAACAGTAAGGGCCTGAGCCCACCTGTCAGCATTACGCCATCCGTTCTTAACTGCGCTACGCTGGGCAAGCAAAATATCACTATCACATCTACCGATGGTAATGCGCTGAACGCGGGTGTAGCCTTCAACAGCCCCGCCAGTATCGCTATGGATGCAGCCGGTAATTATTATGTGGCTGACGCCGCAAATTATGTTATCCGTAAGATCAGCACCACGGGATTGGTGACCACCTACGCCGGAAATGGCTATAGGGGATCGGCGGATGGACCGGCTGCTACCGCGAGTTTTGGGTACCCGGTTGGGCTTGCGGTAGATGCTGAGGGAAATGTATATGTGGGAGATAATTGGTACAAGCGCCTGTGTAAGATTGATGTGAACGGGATGGTAACTACCATTGCCACTTATCCAACCGAGAATATATATTCGATGACGATCGATAGTCGTAAGAATATCTATTTTATCGGTGATGGCTCTTGCGTTTACAAAATAAGCGCTACAGGCGTGTTCAGCATGCTGGCAGGAAGTAATATACACGGGACGCCGTACCTGGGCCAGGGGATTGCCCCGGACGTATCTTTTGATGGGATCAACAGTGTATTTGTAGATGAACAGGACAATGTACTGGTGGCCGACCGGACAAGGTTGTTGAAGATACAACCCAATAATACGGTGACCACAATGCTGACGTTTTACAGCGCGGACAAGGTGATGATGGATAGCCAGCATAATTGTTACGTATACTCGTACTACAGCAGGGCCTTATTAAAATATAAATATCCTAACGCCTATGGCGAGTTGTTAGCAGGCAGCGGGACCCCGGCTTCAGAAGACGGCATTGGCGCGGGCGCTTCCGTTTTAAACATCATTAGTATGGTTGCGGACCGCTCAGGCAACGTATTGGCGATTGAGGGTAACACGCATAAAATCAGGAAGGTTACACCAGATGGTGTAGTGTCCACATTTGCAGGCAGCGGCATGGCCGGATTTTCGAACGGCGACTTAAGCGCTGGTGATAATGGCCGGGTCTTTTCGATGCAGGTGCCGGTTAATGTGAAAAGCAGGCTGGCCATAAACACCGTATATAATAATATAACGCTTACTCCCGATGCCTCGGGCAAAGTGCTGATGCCCGACTACGCGTCGTCGGCAAATGTGGGCAGCAGTTGCCCCAATGCCGGTATAAAGGTTGCTCAATCTGTACTGGCAGGTACGGTATTGCCGCCAAACACGGCGGTAACCGTTACCATAACCGCAACAGACGATACCGGCGCTAAGGACGAAAAAGTATTTAACGTTACAGCAACGGCTTCGCCAATTCAACTCACCGCCAATACCGGGCCTATCGTGCTGAAACTGGATAAAGCGACAACCAGCAAAAAATTGGTAGCGGCAGACCTGGTTAAAGCGAATAGCCCTGCCGCAGTGTTTACCTTTGCACCCGCGGTGCTCGACTGTTCTACACTGGGGCCGCAAACCATCAAGGTCAGCGCCGCGAGTAACGCGCAGGGTACCCCGGCATCTGTTAGGTTTGACCGGCCCTATGGCATCACGATAGACCCGGCGGGGAACATTTATTTTACAGAAAATAATTTATCATCCGTCCGGAAGATTAGTACCACAGGGGACGTAAGTACCTTAGCGGGGGGCAGAGGCCAGGGTTTTGCGAATGGTACGGGAACCGCGGCGCTTTTTAATTCGCCCTACGGCATCGCTACAGATGCAGGTGGCAACGTATACGTAGCCGATTATCAGAATAACAGCATCCGGAAGATCACTTCGACCGGTGTGGTTACCACGCTTGCCGGCAGCCAAAACTGGGATAATGACGGCTTCGGCACTTTGGCCAGTATAGATATGCCTTATGCTGTAGCGGTAGCGCCCGACGGCACGGTTTACGCCGGGGGCGTAAATACCAATATCCGGAAGATTACCCCTGAAGGAGTAGTTACCACTATCGCGGGCACAGGATCTGTTAACGCCACCGGCACCTCTCTTGACCTGGGCGTGGCGAACGCGATGATCTGCGATAAGCAGGGTAATGTTTACACGGCCGACCGCAGCAATTCCAGGATTATCCGCATCACGCCTTCGGGCCAGGTTAGCACCTATGTGGCTAACGTGATCAGCCCAACTGGCTTAGGTTTCGATTCGAAGGGGAACCTGTTTATTTCACAGTCTTTCAATTATACCGGCCGGATATCAAAGTGTGATACCAACGGCAACCTGAGCACTTTTTTGGATTTTTTGAACCCTTTCAGTTATATCTCCCCATCGGGCCTGGCCATCGACGCGTCGGACAATATCTACTTTACAGATACGACCAATGGGCGGATAATCAAGGTAACGCCGGCCGGCGTAATGACCTCTATTGGAGACAGTACGGCACCGCTTGATGGTAATATTGGGAACGCCATGGCGGCTACTTATGCCAGTATCGATATCCCTGTGACCGTGCTGAGTACGCCTGCGATTACCAGTAGTTACCCTAATGAGCATGTGATTGCCAATAGCACAGGAAATGCCTTATTACCCGATTATACCGTAACGGCCACAGCCACCAATAACTGTACTAACAGCAAAGTGACCTTTACCCAAACACCAGCAGCGGGCACTGTTGTTCCTGCTGGAGGACAGATTAGTGTTACCCTTACAGCTACCAATGTCGAAGGGGGGACCGATCAGCTGACCTTCCCGGTCAGCGCTACTTACTTGTCATTCAGTGCACTGCCGGCAAAAACCTATGGCGCGGCCGATTTTAGCCCAGTGGTTACCGCATCAATTACCGGCGAGATCACTTATACCAGCAGTAATACCAGGGTTGCCACCTTCGTCAATGGTAAGATACATCTTGTGGGGGCCGGTACCGCTAATATCACGGCAATATTTAACGGGAGTACGTCTGGCTCGCTGACGCAAACCTTACAGGTGAATAAAGCGCCTTTAACCATTAAGGCCAATAACGTGTCCAGGGCCTATCATGCCGATAATCCGGCGTTTACCTTCACTTATACCGGTTTTGTTAATAACGAGGATGTGAACAGCCTGGCTGCTATGCCAATAGCAACAACCACAGCGACTTACAGTTCAGACCCAGGTGGGTATTTTATTACACCAGCCGGTGCGGTGGCGGCCAACTATACCATCACTTATGCCACGGGGGTGCTGACAGTCTCCCTGCAGCCACAGATAACCAGCATATTGCCGGCGGCAGCAAAGCCGGGCGCTACCGTTGTGCTGTCAGGTATCAATATCAATAATGCAACTTCGGTATACTTTGGCGATACGCCGGCAGCTTCGTTCACGATCAACGGCAATGGCAGCATCTCGGCTGTGATCGGGTCGGGCACCTCCGGGACCGTTTCGGTTACCGGGCCGAATGGCACAGCTACTTATCCGAACTATCCGGTGGTGCAGGTGCCAGTCATTACAGCCGGTGGGCCTACTACTTTTTTTAACGGGAACAGTGTTGTATTGACGACCAGCCCTGTCAATGGTTATGCCTATCAATGGTTCAGGGACGGCTCGGCTATTACTGATGCTACATCAGCCAGTTATACGGCAACACAAAGCGGGGCATATACGGTCGGCGTCAGCATCAATGCGATCACTCA comes from Mucilaginibacter mali and encodes:
- a CDS encoding FG-GAP-like repeat-containing protein, with the protein product MVKPLLYYFLIFITFSGFAQAPVVNSFNPVAANVGATITISGANFNGSAAGNLVLFGTSKATVSAATANSLTVIVPAGATYDHISVLNSDNHLSGSSAAAFIPTFSTSNKGNKPALDPEFNITRAFGPLSVAAGDIDGDGRPDLVFTNSETNVISVMRNTATVGTLFNDASFAIKADFATGKQPSAVKLYDMDGDGRPDLVVNNIADRTISVFRNTAAPGNINTNSFAQRMDYPVGAMPLSFCIGDMDGDGKPDILVANQADNTVSFLRNASVPGGFTNASFSKTDLPVISSPASIATGDIDGDGKPDMVITNTVLGVGNDNNIAIYRNAGGNGVNTALFAPGFEMQYTEGAPVAVALADLDNDQKQDLLITTSYAKLIVYQNNATPGVLNAGSFAAPVGFNVQSSPPGAIAIGDMNGDGRPDVFLGAGRMYPPWLLTNTSTKGFIDAGSLLTDGYVTQYGSAVAIADMDGDHKPDMITVNPNNGVISIVRNITTDVPPVITGVIPSSAPVGSTITISGNNFNGDKDANTVTFGTVNAKILSANASQLQVTVPAGAAYQPISVTNTPAALTAFSRLPFNPTFSGKNSIAATDFDTPVEIPSGNSTYSFLANAFTFNDIDGDGKPDLLVEDGDKVLYIYPNIASAGKVTKASFGPPVSIQVASNSPITSINSADMNGDGKPDVLIGYDSGKILILLNNSRPGNFSFGAIAGYKNQDGNYYNLVADVDLDGKLDIGRLSPSTASLITNLILDYSYMSADPYKGRTVSNQGSPGGMAIADVDGDGRPDLIVTERDKAVVSVYQNVSDQPLYGNPNYNLAPKVSFATGTAPYAIKVADIDGDGNPDLVIASQSANEVYVLRNTAVKGSISASSFAPKAVYNTTAAGAALSIADIDGDGKPDIVVNTSAGISILRNQATAGTIGAASFAPHTDIAGTLAGRVEMVDVDGDGLPDIAGLNSTTKAIVIYRNDPLSATLQIKASTGKTIFNYASTSAPAPIIVDAGITVADAGNSKPRSGTISIANFVAGNDVLALISNPASMGDITAKFNTGNGVLSLSSVAGASIAQWQAALKAVTYVNRNTTNPDLSDRTIGFVLNNGAIGSNTETKTLGFINNSDARLSNLQLKFGNLTPAFNPDSLNYKFLIGSNASPMTITATAAVGSATIKVNNVVVASGTATNDLVLNTGDNTFSFVVTAADGITQRTYTVVFTKVAVAQALSVPATATVKYGTSYYQVDVAKTTSFQPVSYTSSNSDVATIDASGYVKVRGVGTTTITVSQTGSASVTQQFTVTPADLIVTPSNVSIAYLDKVPTAFSLNYLGFVNDDNQYQITDPPKATTTATANSVVGKYPITLSGGSARNYKLVYQAATLAITGPVINPLTTPVTLTLAANGSRSVQLSDLAKISNNSKGLSPPVSITPSVLNCATLGKQNITITSTDGNALNAGVAFNSPASIAMDAAGNYYVADAANYVIRKISTTGLVTTYAGNGYRGSADGPAATASFGYPVGLAVDAEGNVYVGDNWYKRLCKIDVNGMVTTIATYPTENIYSMTIDSRKNIYFIGDGSCVYKISATGVFSMLAGSNIHGTPYLGQGIAPDVSFDGINSVFVDEQDNVLVADRTRLLKIQPNNTVTTMLTFYSADKVMMDSQHNCYVYSYYSRALLKYKYPNAYGELLAGSGTPASEDGIGAGASVLNIISMVADRSGNVLAIEGNTHKIRKVTPDGVVSTFAGSGMAGFSNGDLSAGDNGRVFSMQVPVNVKSRLAINTVYNNITLTPDASGKVLMPDYASSANVGSSCPNAGIKVAQSVLAGTVLPPNTAVTVTITATDDTGAKDEKVFNVTATASPIQLTANTGPIVLKLDKATTSKKLVAADLVKANSPAAVFTFAPAVLDCSTLGPQTIKVSAASNAQGTPASVRFDRPYGITIDPAGNIYFTENNLSSVRKISTTGDVSTLAGGRGQGFANGTGTAALFNSPYGIATDAGGNVYVADYQNNSIRKITSTGVVTTLAGSQNWDNDGFGTLASIDMPYAVAVAPDGTVYAGGVNTNIRKITPEGVVTTIAGTGSVNATGTSLDLGVANAMICDKQGNVYTADRSNSRIIRITPSGQVSTYVANVISPTGLGFDSKGNLFISQSFNYTGRISKCDTNGNLSTFLDFLNPFSYISPSGLAIDASDNIYFTDTTNGRIIKVTPAGVMTSIGDSTAPLDGNIGNAMAATYASIDIPVTVLSTPAITSSYPNEHVIANSTGNALLPDYTVTATATNNCTNSKVTFTQTPAAGTVVPAGGQISVTLTATNVEGGTDQLTFPVSATYLSFSALPAKTYGAADFSPVVTASITGEITYTSSNTRVATFVNGKIHLVGAGTANITAIFNGSTSGSLTQTLQVNKAPLTIKANNVSRAYHADNPAFTFTYTGFVNNEDVNSLAAMPIATTTATYSSDPGGYFITPAGAVAANYTITYATGVLTVSLQPQITSILPAAAKPGATVVLSGININNATSVYFGDTPAASFTINGNGSISAVIGSGTSGTVSVTGPNGTATYPNYPVVQVPVITAGGPTTFFNGNSVVLTTSPVNGYAYQWFRDGSAITDATSASYTATQSGAYTVGVSINAITQTSVPIQVASVFSLPADNFKVSATSATCRGSANGAINITAKRSLAYTATITGGALNNSVSFTTTGLVDKLAAGTYNVCITVAGQPDYQKCYTLVISEPKDLSVYTAVTPDQHAINLTLTGGTTYYIQLNGVKSTVTDSILTLPLKAGTNHLIVTTDKACQGIIEKSVVVEDKVLPYPDPFGDTLSINLGFEQTSTATVEIYTLFGQRVYQQQFNTPGGTIRLDVSSIKNTGVYSLHLRTDAGTRIFKIFKK